One segment of Candidatus Cloacimonadota bacterium DNA contains the following:
- a CDS encoding glycosyltransferase family 4 protein → MNILLFGSSFPNKLEPLMGIFNYKLLENYPAEHNYKVVAPVPFGLEFKYRYHGGIHALDTVMIGNKQVEVYRPRYLLLPKRLLTPLIGFVEFLLSIKTIRRIHQKWHINLIHVNFAYPDGIAAMWISRVLKIKYVLTEHRGLLAETLDNFWLKSQLKKAYRSAAAVTTVSEYSASVLLKKTNVKATLIPNGLDFSRFQPQIGRERLQYLVCVANLIPTKGIQYLIEAISLLKLQGWSFTLDIIGEGSYRPHLQNMIDQSGLQDSIKLKGIYTPEQLERELPSYDALVLPSLRESFGIVLIEAMACGLPVLSTRCGGPEQIVTSETGLLVAPGSSEELAKGLKELDAKWSSYDSVAIRSLAESKYSIDSVVNSYFTIYKSITRN, encoded by the coding sequence ATGAATATACTGCTATTCGGTTCTAGCTTTCCCAACAAACTGGAACCGCTAATGGGTATCTTTAACTACAAACTGCTTGAGAATTACCCTGCAGAACACAACTATAAGGTGGTTGCGCCAGTGCCCTTTGGGCTGGAATTCAAGTATCGTTACCATGGAGGAATCCATGCGCTGGATACTGTAATGATAGGCAACAAGCAGGTTGAAGTGTATCGTCCAAGATACTTGCTGCTGCCTAAGAGACTGCTGACGCCTTTGATTGGGTTTGTTGAATTTCTATTGTCTATCAAAACGATCAGAAGAATCCACCAAAAATGGCATATCAACTTGATACACGTGAACTTTGCCTATCCGGATGGTATAGCCGCGATGTGGATTTCCCGGGTATTGAAGATTAAGTATGTTTTGACGGAGCACAGAGGCTTGCTGGCCGAGACCCTGGACAACTTCTGGCTAAAGTCACAATTGAAGAAAGCTTATCGCTCTGCTGCTGCGGTAACAACCGTATCTGAATATAGCGCCAGTGTGTTATTGAAAAAAACCAATGTAAAAGCCACGTTAATACCAAATGGATTGGATTTTAGCCGCTTCCAGCCTCAGATTGGCAGAGAAAGACTGCAATATCTGGTCTGTGTAGCTAACCTCATTCCCACCAAAGGCATACAGTATCTGATAGAGGCCATCTCCCTGCTAAAGCTGCAAGGCTGGAGTTTCACGCTTGACATCATTGGGGAAGGCTCCTATCGCCCTCATTTGCAAAACATGATAGATCAGTCTGGATTGCAGGATAGCATAAAACTAAAAGGTATATACACACCAGAGCAACTTGAGCGGGAATTGCCAAGTTACGACGCGCTGGTCTTGCCCAGCCTGCGGGAAAGCTTTGGCATCGTGTTGATTGAGGCGATGGCTTGTGGACTGCCAGTGCTATCCACCAGATGCGGCGGACCGGAACAGATCGTCACTTCAGAAACAGGTTTACTGGTTGCGCCAGGTAGCTCTGAAGAGCTTGCCAAAGGGCTTAAGGAACTGGATGCCAAGTGGTCTTCCTACGACAGTGTTGCGATTCGCAGCTTGGCTGAATCCAAGTATTCAATTGATAGTGTGGTGAATAGCTACTTCACTATATATAAAAGTATTACACGGAACTAG
- a CDS encoding glycosyltransferase family 4 protein yields the protein MDEGISIRDIGAYQGRFQRMLKAPVRMFRELRSIKADIFVFHDPELLPLALAMKLVSKARIVYDSHESYRDLFLHKEYIKPQYAKLLSKAFGILEDFVVKRLDFVTSATKHIDSQFDLGNRTAVLYNYPKLGEWDNMPARVQDFACSEIVYIGNIVAERGISQLMQAIEPLDCLLHLAGDYEPESYRKTLQALPGWSKVKEYGYVDRTKVLQIISKSLAGLVLVQRLPNYIESLSTKMFEYMAGGIAVIAPDFPIYKTIIEQNECGICVDPANVDQIRAAIAYLIANPGEARKMGENGMRLTKEVYNWESQENLLEAVYTGLAKQGLNEQP from the coding sequence GTGGATGAAGGGATCAGCATCCGCGATATTGGCGCCTACCAAGGCCGTTTCCAACGCATGCTGAAGGCCCCTGTCAGGATGTTTAGGGAATTGCGTTCAATCAAGGCCGACATCTTTGTTTTCCATGATCCGGAGCTGCTACCCCTCGCTTTGGCCATGAAACTTGTTAGTAAAGCGCGGATTGTCTATGATTCCCATGAAAGCTACCGCGATTTATTCCTGCATAAAGAATATATAAAGCCGCAATACGCGAAGTTGTTATCCAAAGCCTTTGGGATATTGGAAGACTTTGTGGTCAAAAGACTGGATTTTGTTACCTCCGCGACAAAACACATCGATTCCCAGTTTGACTTGGGTAATCGCACTGCAGTTCTGTACAACTATCCCAAACTTGGCGAGTGGGATAACATGCCGGCCCGTGTTCAAGATTTTGCTTGTTCAGAAATCGTCTATATCGGCAATATCGTCGCGGAACGGGGTATCTCCCAACTCATGCAGGCAATTGAGCCACTTGATTGCCTGCTTCATCTTGCCGGAGATTACGAACCGGAATCTTACAGGAAAACGTTACAAGCTCTGCCCGGTTGGTCGAAGGTAAAGGAATATGGCTATGTTGACAGGACTAAAGTATTGCAGATCATCAGCAAATCCCTGGCTGGGTTAGTTTTGGTACAAAGACTCCCCAACTACATTGAGTCACTTTCCACAAAAATGTTTGAGTATATGGCTGGCGGCATTGCCGTGATTGCTCCCGATTTTCCCATCTATAAAACAATAATTGAGCAAAATGAATGCGGCATCTGCGTGGATCCTGCAAATGTAGATCAGATACGCGCCGCAATAGCATACTTGATCGCAAACCCTGGCGAAGCCCGCAAAATGGGGGAAAACGGCATGCGTCTGACCAAAGAAGTCTATAATTGGGAATCTCAGGAAAACTTACTGGAAGCTGTCTACACCGGATTAGCAAAACAAGGATTGAACGAACAGCCCTGA